In the genome of Torulaspora globosa chromosome 2, complete sequence, the window TTGGAAGGTGcagagaaggaggaaatATTACGCAGGCAAAACGAGCAGCTGCGTAAAATTCTGAAGGCTAAGAAAGATCTCAACAGGGAGACGTTGGGTTTACTGAGGGCGCATGAGGACTCACTGGAACAGATCGTAGCTCTTCTGCGGACTAACGTAGTCACTTACCATAAAAAGTTTATTGCGAAGGTACGAcaaaagcttgaagatgaagtgTTTCCGCTGGAAGACGCGGAGTTCAGTTCATATGTGGATAATGTCAACGAGATTCACGAACTAATGCTCGTTTCAGAGGTTTATAGAAACATTCTACGTCTCGCAGACACGATCTGAGACATGCAATAGCGATACGGGCCCGTCAGCGGGCCCATTATGAACTTGAGAAGCGATTCAAGTTCGGCAAATGGCCTGATGCTTACTAGGATATTGCTAGTAAATGACTAGAAATCAAAATGCGCTGTGCAGCAGGTTTATCACCATCAAGCCCACATTCAGAGGTATCAGAATATGGCAGGCGGATCACCAAGCGGAGtagatgcttcaattgctaGTGTCGAAGACACCCTTATTGCAAAAAAATGGAATGACTTATCAGCT includes:
- the FAR7 gene encoding Far7p (ancestral locus Anc_8.105), with protein sequence MANDVRNHDIQRQQQQQQQQQQQPLYMSPQTENLTHMYSLVDKLIKQLQKNREEKERVLWSVDILSKQLGKRAGSGRGNNDIVLFNRFLSQRISSGLPASDDGLEGAEKEEILRRQNEQLRKILKAKKDLNRETLGLLRAHEDSLEQIVALLRTNVVTYHKKFIAKVRQKLEDEVFPLEDAEFSSYVDNVNEIHELMLVSEVYRNILRLADTI